TTACCCATCCTGATTCAGTGTATGACAATGTGCGGAGTGCGATCGCCTATGGTATTCGTCCAGTTGTTGGTACTACAGGCTTAAGTCCAGAACAAATTCAAAATTTGGCAGACTTTGCCGAAAAAGCCAGTACAGGTTGCTTGATTATCCCTAATTTCTCTATTGGGATGGTGTTATTACAGCAAGCCGCCATTACTGCATCCCAATATTTTGACCATGTAGAAATTATCGAACTGCATCACAACCAAAAAGCTGATGCACCCAGCGGGACAGCAATTCAAACCGCGCAGTTACTAGCAGAAATAGGTAAAACTTTTAACCCAGCCCTTGTAGAAGAAACCGAGAAAATACCTGGGGCTAGAGGCAGTCTAGCGGATGAAGGCATTAGAATTCATAGTGTACGCTTGCCGGGACTAATCGCCCATCAAGAAGTAATTTTTGGGGCGGCTGGTCAAATTTATACCTTACGCCATGATACAAGCGATCGCGCCTGTTATATGCCCGGCGTATTACTGGCAATTCGCAAAGTCTCACAGTTAAAGTCGTTAGTGTATGG
This window of the Nostoc sp. HK-01 genome carries:
- a CDS encoding dihydrodipicolinate reductase — translated: MTNQALIPVIINGAAGKMGREVVKAVAQAPDLTLMGAIDRNPEHQGKDAGELAGLTEPLEVPITDQLEPMLGYVAGERQLPPGVIIDFTHPDSVYDNVRSAIAYGIRPVVGTTGLSPEQIQNLADFAEKASTGCLIIPNFSIGMVLLQQAAITASQYFDHVEIIELHHNQKADAPSGTAIQTAQLLAEIGKTFNPALVEETEKIPGARGSLADEGIRIHSVRLPGLIAHQEVIFGAAGQIYTLRHDTSDRACYMPGVLLAIRKVSQLKSLVYGLEKIL